The following proteins are co-located in the Hydractinia symbiolongicarpus strain clone_291-10 chromosome 7, HSymV2.1, whole genome shotgun sequence genome:
- the LOC130648740 gene encoding ubiquitin-conjugating enzyme E2 S-like produces MTSVSNSENLSPQVLREVAKQLHVLQTEAPEGIKIFVNEGDMTDIQASIEGPAGTPYEGGLFKMKLVLGKDYPQSPPRGFFLTKIFHPNVSAKGEICVNTLKKDWKANLGLKHILITVKCLLIYPNPESALNEEAGKLLLEQYTEYSKQAKLMTEVYARPPKSSQAACEQSVSSKSSALSKKRAAEKLDKKKLEKKRALKRL; encoded by the exons ATGACGTCT GTATCTAACTCTGAGAATTTGTCACCACAAGTATTACGTGAGGTGGCAAAGCAATTACATGTGTTGCAAACAGAGGCTCCAGAAGGAATTAAAATCTTTGTAAATGAAGGAGATATGACAGATATACAAGCATCAATAGAGGGTCCTG CCGGCACACCTTATGAGGGAGGcctatttaaaatgaaattggTTTTGGGAAAAGACTATCCACAATCACCACCCAGAG gtttctttttaacaaaaatcttTCATCCAAATGTGTCAGCAAAAGGAGAAATTTGTGTTAACACACTAAAAAAAGATTGGAAGGCTAATCTTGGTTTAAAGCACATTCTCATA ACCGTAAAATGTTTATTGATATATCCAAACCCTGAATCTGCGTTAAATGAAGAAGCAGGGAAATTATTACTCGAACAGTATACGGAATATTCAAAACAAGCGAAATTGATGACCGAAGTATATGCACGTCCTCCAAAGTCCAGTCAAGCTGCATGTGAACAGAGCGTTTCTTCTAAATCTTCAGCACTAAGTAAAAAACGTGCAGCAGAGAAACTTGACAAAAAGAAATTAGAAAAGAAACGTGCcctgaaaaggctataa